From the genome of Bordetella sp. H567, one region includes:
- a CDS encoding peptidoglycan DD-metalloendopeptidase family protein, with amino-acid sequence MLDGQLQLTGTEFPGAHAARSSRAMLCVGLLCLVLAGCASRTTRAPVVDLNTSPAPAAPAATGATYVVKPGDTLYGISRANGVDIESLKRWNNITDSNHLAVGQVLKLSAPSAGAATAGAGGAKTAPGTPVKPSDTRIEPTPLPPPGEQPTQPTQPPAASAPPAAPAPAPAPAEAPKPQRAPDAGVIGWGWPAQGPVIANFSNSTKGIDIAGNAGDPVVAAADGKVMYSGNGVRGLGNLIIVQHTNGFITAYAHNRALLVKSGAEVKKGAKIAEIGQTDAPSPRLHFEVRRQGTPVDPLSYLPQR; translated from the coding sequence ATGCTCGACGGGCAGTTGCAGCTGACCGGAACCGAATTCCCGGGCGCGCACGCCGCGCGCTCGTCCCGCGCCATGCTTTGCGTGGGACTTCTGTGCCTTGTCCTGGCGGGCTGCGCATCACGCACGACGCGCGCGCCTGTCGTCGATCTGAACACCTCGCCCGCGCCGGCGGCTCCCGCCGCGACAGGCGCGACCTATGTGGTCAAGCCGGGCGACACGCTGTACGGCATCTCGCGCGCCAATGGGGTGGACATCGAAAGCCTGAAGCGCTGGAACAACATCACGGATTCCAACCACCTGGCCGTCGGCCAGGTCCTGAAGCTGTCGGCGCCGTCTGCCGGTGCCGCGACGGCCGGAGCGGGCGGCGCAAAAACGGCGCCCGGTACGCCGGTCAAGCCGTCGGATACGCGCATCGAACCTACGCCGCTGCCGCCGCCGGGCGAACAACCGACGCAGCCCACGCAGCCGCCCGCCGCCAGTGCGCCGCCGGCCGCGCCAGCGCCAGCGCCGGCGCCGGCAGAAGCTCCCAAGCCGCAACGCGCGCCCGACGCCGGCGTGATCGGTTGGGGCTGGCCCGCGCAAGGCCCGGTCATCGCCAACTTCAGCAACAGTACCAAGGGTATCGATATCGCCGGCAATGCGGGCGATCCCGTGGTGGCGGCGGCCGACGGCAAGGTCATGTACAGCGGCAACGGTGTACGGGGCCTGGGCAACCTGATCATCGTCCAGCACACCAACGGCTTCATCACCGCGTACGCGCACAATCGCGCGCTGCTGGTCAAGAGCGGCGCCGAAGTAAAGAAGGGCGCCAAGATCGCTGAAATCGGCCAGACCGACGCGCCGTCGCCGCGCCTGCACTTCGAAGTGCGCCGCCAGGGCACGCCGGTCGATCCGCTGTCATACCTGCCGCAGCGCTGA
- a CDS encoding protein-L-isoaspartate(D-aspartate) O-methyltransferase translates to MRKRVGPEPIPPASPSVRSRGPAYQSGTLGPGYTAANSNTRISAATLPRNAPAPAVPDAAGNLGLNSERLRRAMVQRLRDQGISDDRVLNAMEAVPRHLFVDQALASRAYEDAALPIGHSQTISQPWIVARMIAAVCEGRAPTRVLEVGAGCGYQAAVLAQFVRDVYAIERIRGLYELARGHLRQLRLTTRVRLTYGDGMLGLPNTAPFDAIVVAAAGLAIPQALLSQLAPGGRLIAPEGGSNQRLVLVERTGASSWKRVELEAVRFVPLRAGIQS, encoded by the coding sequence ATGCGCAAACGGGTAGGTCCCGAACCCATCCCGCCGGCAAGCCCGTCCGTCCGGTCTCGCGGCCCCGCGTACCAGAGCGGTACCCTGGGGCCGGGCTACACCGCCGCCAACAGCAATACGCGCATCTCCGCGGCGACGCTGCCGCGCAATGCGCCCGCGCCGGCGGTGCCCGACGCGGCCGGCAATCTGGGCTTGAATTCGGAACGCCTGCGCCGCGCCATGGTGCAGCGGCTGCGCGACCAGGGCATCAGCGACGACCGCGTGCTGAACGCCATGGAAGCCGTCCCCCGGCATCTTTTCGTGGACCAGGCACTGGCCAGTCGCGCCTACGAAGACGCCGCGCTGCCGATAGGCCATTCGCAGACCATCTCGCAGCCCTGGATCGTGGCGCGCATGATCGCCGCCGTCTGCGAGGGCCGCGCGCCCACGCGGGTCTTGGAAGTCGGGGCGGGTTGCGGCTACCAGGCGGCCGTGCTGGCGCAATTCGTGCGGGACGTCTACGCCATCGAACGCATACGCGGGCTGTACGAACTGGCCCGTGGCCACTTGCGGCAATTGCGCCTGACCACCCGCGTACGGCTGACCTACGGCGACGGCATGCTTGGATTGCCGAACACGGCGCCTTTCGATGCTATCGTTGTGGCCGCCGCCGGCCTGGCGATTCCGCAGGCATTGCTATCGCAGCTGGCGCCGGGCGGCCGGCTGATCGCGCCCGAGGGCGGTTCCAACCAGCGCCTGGTGCTGGTGGAACGGACCGGGGCGTCCAGCTGGAAACGCGTGGAACTCGAAGCCGTACGCTTCGTCCCGCTAAGGGCCGGCATACAATCGTGA
- the surE gene encoding 5'/3'-nucleotidase SurE: MRILVSNDDGYSAPGLQALVEALRGLGDLTVVAPEVNHSGASNSLTLSRPLSVREAANGFLYVNGTPSDCVHVALTGGLVDGRPDLVVSGINNGANMGDDTLYSGTVAAAIEGYLFGIPSIAFSLHEKGWAHLDAAAAMARRVVEHQIERPLPAPVLLNVNIPNRPLPTMQGMRVTRLGKRHPSEPVVRTTTPYGDTVYWIGPAGLAADAGPDTDFHAVADGAVSITPLRLDLTHQGRLAEVRSWAEPLCANG; this comes from the coding sequence ATGCGGATTCTGGTTTCCAACGATGATGGTTATTCGGCCCCCGGCCTGCAGGCGCTGGTCGAGGCCTTGCGCGGCTTGGGCGACCTGACCGTGGTCGCGCCGGAGGTCAACCACAGCGGTGCCTCCAATTCCCTCACCTTGAGCCGGCCGTTGTCCGTGCGCGAAGCCGCCAATGGCTTTCTCTATGTGAACGGCACGCCTTCCGATTGCGTCCACGTCGCGCTTACCGGCGGCCTGGTGGACGGTCGTCCCGACCTGGTCGTCTCCGGCATCAACAATGGCGCCAACATGGGCGACGACACCCTGTATTCCGGCACGGTCGCCGCCGCGATCGAAGGCTATCTGTTCGGTATTCCCTCCATCGCGTTCTCCCTGCATGAAAAGGGGTGGGCGCACCTGGATGCCGCCGCCGCGATGGCGCGCCGCGTGGTGGAACACCAGATCGAGCGGCCTCTGCCCGCGCCCGTGCTGTTGAATGTGAATATCCCCAACCGGCCCTTGCCCACCATGCAGGGCATGCGGGTGACGCGGCTGGGCAAGCGCCATCCCTCCGAACCGGTCGTGCGGACGACCACGCCCTACGGCGACACGGTGTACTGGATCGGCCCGGCAGGGCTGGCCGCCGACGCCGGCCCGGACACGGATTTCCATGCGGTGGCCGACGGCGCGGTATCGATCACCCCCTTGCGGCTCGACCTGACGCACCAGGGCAGGCTGGCGGAAGTGCGTTCGTGGGCGGAGCCTTTATGCGCAAACGGGTAG
- the plsY gene encoding glycerol-3-phosphate 1-O-acyltransferase PlsY, whose protein sequence is MLQSAHPIVFNVGLILLAYLIGSIPFAVVVSRLMGMQDPRTYGSGNPGATNVLRSGNKTAAALTLLGDAAKGWFAVWLVKQLGSPVGVTWNVLALSAVAVFLGHLYPVFLKFRGGKGVATALGVLFAISPWLALATVATWIIIAVFFRYSSLAAVVAAIFAPLYYLFGSKLAWYAEPPLLTAIVIISILLILRHRANIGRLLNGTESRIGQKKKG, encoded by the coding sequence ATGCTGCAAAGCGCCCATCCCATCGTCTTCAACGTCGGCCTTATCCTGCTGGCCTATCTGATCGGCTCGATACCGTTCGCGGTGGTGGTGAGCCGCCTGATGGGCATGCAGGACCCGCGCACCTACGGCTCCGGCAACCCGGGCGCCACGAACGTTCTGCGTTCCGGCAACAAGACCGCCGCTGCGCTGACGCTGCTGGGCGACGCCGCCAAGGGCTGGTTCGCGGTGTGGCTGGTCAAGCAGCTTGGCAGCCCGGTCGGCGTGACCTGGAACGTGCTGGCGCTGTCGGCCGTGGCGGTCTTCCTAGGACACCTGTACCCCGTGTTTTTGAAATTTCGCGGCGGCAAAGGGGTGGCAACGGCGCTGGGCGTACTGTTCGCGATATCGCCCTGGCTGGCGCTGGCCACGGTGGCGACGTGGATCATCATCGCCGTGTTTTTCCGTTATTCGTCGCTGGCAGCTGTGGTCGCCGCGATTTTCGCGCCGCTGTACTACCTGTTCGGTTCCAAGCTGGCGTGGTACGCCGAGCCGCCTCTGCTGACCGCGATCGTCATCATCAGCATCCTGCTGATCCTGCGCCACCGCGCGAATATCGGCCGCCTCTTGAACGGAACCGAATCGCGAATCGGGCAGAAGAAAAAAGGCTGA
- the tsaD gene encoding tRNA (adenosine(37)-N6)-threonylcarbamoyltransferase complex transferase subunit TsaD, whose product MIILGFESSCDETGVAAVCTERGLLAHALHTQIAMHQEYGGVVPELASRDHVRRVVPLTRQVLHEAGLAVSDIDAVAYTAGPGLAGALLVGASVAQAFAWARDLPAIAVHHLEGHLLSPMLADPRPEFPFVALLVSGGHTQLMRVDGVGRYTLLGETLDDAAGEAFDKSAKLLGLGYPGGPALAKVAEQGDPARFELPRPMLHSGDLDFSFSGLKTAVLTKVKAITQAGGAPDAATIADLAAATQAAIVDVLAAKAARALKETGLRRLVVAGGVGANKALRERLADSLPRLKAQAYFPPLSLCTDNGAMIAFAAGERIKAGLAVLDRSDHAFTVRPRWDLEELSVAA is encoded by the coding sequence ATGATCATTCTCGGCTTTGAAAGCTCCTGCGATGAAACCGGCGTGGCGGCCGTGTGCACCGAACGCGGCCTGCTCGCGCATGCCTTGCATACGCAGATCGCCATGCACCAGGAATACGGCGGCGTCGTGCCCGAACTGGCGTCGCGCGATCACGTGCGGCGCGTGGTCCCGCTGACCCGGCAGGTGCTGCATGAGGCCGGCCTGGCGGTCTCGGACATCGACGCGGTGGCCTACACGGCCGGCCCGGGCCTGGCGGGCGCGCTGCTGGTCGGGGCCAGCGTGGCGCAGGCTTTTGCCTGGGCGCGCGATCTGCCGGCCATCGCGGTGCATCACCTGGAGGGACACCTGCTGTCTCCCATGCTGGCGGACCCCAGGCCGGAATTCCCTTTCGTTGCCCTGCTGGTCTCAGGCGGCCATACCCAGCTGATGCGGGTGGACGGGGTGGGGCGCTATACGCTGCTGGGCGAAACCCTGGATGACGCGGCCGGCGAAGCCTTCGACAAGTCGGCCAAGCTGCTGGGGCTGGGCTATCCGGGCGGCCCCGCGCTGGCCAAGGTGGCGGAGCAGGGCGATCCCGCGCGCTTCGAGCTGCCCCGACCCATGCTGCACAGCGGCGACCTGGATTTCAGCTTCAGCGGCCTGAAAACCGCCGTGCTGACGAAGGTCAAGGCGATAACGCAGGCGGGTGGCGCCCCGGACGCCGCCACGATTGCCGATCTGGCCGCCGCCACGCAGGCCGCCATCGTGGACGTGCTGGCTGCCAAAGCGGCGCGGGCGCTGAAGGAAACGGGTTTGCGGCGCCTGGTGGTGGCGGGCGGCGTGGGCGCCAACAAGGCGCTGCGCGAACGGCTGGCGGATTCCCTGCCGCGGCTCAAGGCCCAGGCGTATTTCCCGCCGCTGTCGCTATGCACCGATAACGGCGCGATGATCGCGTTTGCCGCGGGTGAGCGCATCAAGGCCGGGCTCGCGGTGCTGGATCGAAGCGACCACGCGTTCACCGTGCGGCCGCGCTGGGATCTGGAGGAGCTGTCCGTGGCGGCCTGA
- a CDS encoding NCS2 family permease, with amino-acid sequence MLERVFRLTEHGTTTRGEIIAGLTTFLTMSYIIFVNPDILSTTGMDRDAVFVATCLAAALGSLVMGLLANWPIGMAPGMGLNAFFAFTVVKAMGYSWQQALGAVFISGLIFLLLTITGIRGWLIKGIPQSLRSAIAAGIGLFLAIIALSNAGIVVANPATKVSLGDLRTHGPLFAVLGFFIIAALDALRVRGAILIGILAVTVLSMLLGYNSFHGLFSSPPSLAPTFLQLDIAGALHSGFFHVILVFVLVEVFDATGTLIGVAKRAGLIPEGKPNNLGRALFADSAAIVAGSALGTSSTTAYVESASGVQAGGRTGLTAVVVALLFLAALFISPLAGSVPAYATAPALLYVAGLMMRELIEVDWNDVSEATPAALTALVMPFTYSVANGLAFGFISYVVLKTLTGKARDVHAATWLVAALFVIRFAFFAG; translated from the coding sequence ATGCTGGAACGAGTATTTCGACTGACCGAACACGGGACGACCACACGCGGAGAGATCATCGCGGGGCTGACAACCTTCCTGACGATGTCCTACATCATCTTCGTCAACCCGGACATTCTGTCGACGACCGGCATGGACCGCGATGCGGTGTTCGTGGCCACCTGCCTGGCGGCGGCGCTCGGCTCGCTGGTCATGGGCCTGTTGGCCAACTGGCCCATCGGCATGGCGCCCGGGATGGGATTGAATGCGTTTTTCGCCTTCACCGTGGTCAAGGCCATGGGATATTCCTGGCAGCAGGCGCTGGGCGCCGTCTTCATATCCGGCCTGATTTTCCTGCTGCTGACGATCACGGGCATACGCGGGTGGCTGATCAAGGGCATTCCGCAATCGCTGCGCAGCGCGATCGCCGCGGGCATCGGCCTGTTCCTGGCCATCATCGCGCTGTCCAATGCAGGCATCGTCGTGGCGAACCCGGCCACCAAGGTCAGCCTGGGGGACCTTCGCACGCACGGGCCGCTGTTCGCGGTGCTGGGGTTTTTCATCATCGCGGCGCTGGACGCGCTGCGCGTGCGCGGTGCCATCCTGATCGGCATCCTGGCCGTCACCGTGCTGTCGATGCTGCTGGGCTACAACAGCTTCCATGGCTTGTTCTCTTCGCCGCCCAGCCTGGCGCCGACCTTCCTTCAGCTTGATATCGCAGGCGCCCTGCACAGCGGCTTTTTTCACGTGATCCTGGTGTTCGTGCTGGTGGAAGTGTTCGACGCCACCGGTACGCTGATCGGCGTGGCCAAGCGTGCCGGCCTTATCCCGGAGGGCAAGCCCAACAACCTGGGCCGCGCCCTGTTCGCGGATAGCGCGGCCATCGTGGCCGGCTCCGCCCTGGGCACCAGCAGTACCACCGCCTACGTCGAAAGCGCGTCCGGCGTGCAGGCCGGCGGACGCACGGGCCTGACCGCCGTCGTGGTGGCGCTGCTCTTCCTTGCCGCGCTGTTCATCTCGCCGCTGGCCGGTTCGGTACCCGCCTATGCGACCGCCCCCGCCCTGCTCTACGTGGCCGGCCTGATGATGCGCGAATTGATCGAGGTCGACTGGAACGACGTTTCCGAGGCCACGCCCGCCGCACTCACGGCGCTGGTCATGCCCTTCACCTATTCCGTCGCCAACGGCCTGGCCTTCGGGTTCATCAGCTACGTCGTCCTGAAGACGCTGACGGGCAAGGCGCGCGACGTGCATGCCGCGACATGGCTGGTGGCCGCGCTGTTCGTGATCCGCTTCGCGTTTTTCGCCGGTTGA
- the queE gene encoding 7-carboxy-7-deazaguanine synthase, which translates to MTYAAKEIFKTLQGEGAQAGRAAVFCRFAGCNLWSGRESDRATAACTFCDTDFVGTDGPGGGKFATADRLADALAAEWGPDTAGRYVVFTGGEPLLQLDRALIDAVHARGFTIAIETNGTIEPPPGIDWICVSPKGKAPVVVRAGNELKLVYPQADARPEAFAGLRFDHFFLQPMDGPARAAHTQAIVEYCMAHPQWRLSLQTHKYIGIP; encoded by the coding sequence ATGACCTACGCCGCCAAGGAAATTTTCAAAACCCTGCAGGGCGAAGGGGCGCAGGCAGGGCGTGCCGCGGTGTTTTGCCGCTTTGCCGGCTGCAATCTGTGGTCGGGCCGCGAAAGCGACCGCGCGACCGCCGCCTGTACCTTCTGCGATACCGACTTCGTCGGGACCGACGGCCCGGGCGGCGGCAAGTTCGCCACCGCCGACCGCTTGGCCGATGCGCTTGCCGCCGAATGGGGCCCCGATACCGCGGGCCGCTACGTGGTGTTCACGGGCGGCGAACCGCTGCTGCAGCTCGATCGCGCCTTGATCGACGCCGTGCATGCGCGCGGCTTCACCATCGCCATCGAAACCAACGGCACCATCGAACCGCCGCCGGGCATCGATTGGATTTGCGTCAGCCCCAAGGGCAAGGCGCCGGTCGTCGTGCGCGCCGGGAATGAATTGAAGCTGGTCTACCCGCAGGCCGATGCCCGGCCCGAGGCCTTCGCCGGCCTGCGCTTCGATCACTTTTTCCTGCAACCCATGGACGGGCCGGCGCGCGCGGCCCATACGCAAGCCATCGTCGAATACTGCATGGCTCACCCGCAATGGCGGCTGAGCCTGCAAACCCATAAATACATAGGCATTCCATGA
- the queD gene encoding 6-carboxytetrahydropterin synthase QueD, with product MSSPTRAQPGTISVTRRLEFDAGHRIPDHRSQCSNMHGHRYVLEVTLEGQVIDAPGASDNGMVMDFSDIKAIANEHLVDLWDHAFLVYSGDSAVRGFLESLPGHKTVVLDRIPTVENLARIAFDVLRPHYHRQFGGELRLARVRLYETPNCWADCEG from the coding sequence ATGAGCAGCCCTACCCGCGCGCAGCCGGGCACGATTTCCGTCACACGCAGGCTGGAATTCGACGCCGGCCACCGTATTCCCGACCATCGCAGCCAGTGCAGCAACATGCACGGGCATCGCTACGTGCTGGAAGTCACGCTGGAAGGCCAGGTCATCGATGCGCCGGGCGCCTCGGACAACGGCATGGTGATGGACTTCTCGGACATCAAGGCCATCGCCAACGAACACCTGGTGGATCTGTGGGATCACGCCTTCCTGGTGTACTCGGGCGACAGCGCCGTGCGCGGCTTCCTGGAAAGTCTGCCCGGCCACAAGACCGTGGTGCTGGACCGCATCCCCACCGTGGAAAACCTGGCCCGCATCGCTTTCGACGTGCTGCGTCCGCACTATCACCGCCAATTTGGCGGCGAGCTGCGGCTGGCACGCGTGCGCCTGTACGAAACGCCCAACTGCTGGGCGGATTGCGAGGGCTGA
- a CDS encoding helix-turn-helix domain-containing protein has protein sequence MPIVVTLDVMLSKRKMKSKDLAAIVGITEQNLSLLKSGKVKGVRFDTLEAICRALECQPGDLLEYREADEA, from the coding sequence ATGCCCATCGTCGTTACGCTCGACGTCATGCTGAGCAAGCGCAAGATGAAATCGAAAGACCTGGCGGCCATCGTCGGGATCACGGAACAGAACCTGTCCCTGCTCAAGTCCGGCAAGGTCAAGGGCGTGCGTTTCGACACCCTGGAGGCGATCTGCCGCGCGCTGGAATGTCAGCCGGGCGATCTGCTGGAATACCGCGAAGCCGACGAGGCCTGA
- a CDS encoding DUF2975 domain-containing protein produces the protein MPLSTPAAAARSVSPDRLARLSHRMAGLTLAVMAALLALNVLNWLYPPYASDSYGFSFGLSSRWLAHRSIDVTAFPAWQTAGAILITSVPLLVLMRGLTHLRALFRSYADGAYFSMEAARNLATVGRSIAWWVLAEFLAEPILSLWLTLRAEPGHRMVVMSLDTPALVSLFVAACIAVIGKILQRACEVYQENQQFV, from the coding sequence ATGCCGCTCTCCACTCCCGCCGCTGCCGCGCGCAGTGTGTCACCCGATCGTCTTGCCCGTCTCAGCCACCGCATGGCCGGGCTTACCCTGGCCGTCATGGCCGCCTTGCTTGCGCTGAACGTGCTCAATTGGCTGTACCCCCCTTATGCCTCCGACAGCTATGGCTTCAGTTTCGGGCTCAGTTCGCGCTGGCTGGCCCATCGTTCCATCGACGTCACTGCGTTTCCCGCCTGGCAGACGGCGGGCGCCATCCTGATTACCAGCGTGCCGCTCCTTGTCCTGATGCGCGGACTGACGCACTTGCGCGCGCTGTTCCGCTCCTATGCCGACGGGGCGTATTTTTCGATGGAGGCCGCGCGCAATCTGGCCACCGTGGGCCGTTCGATCGCCTGGTGGGTCCTGGCGGAATTCCTGGCCGAACCGATTCTCAGCCTATGGCTGACGCTGCGGGCCGAGCCCGGCCACCGCATGGTCGTCATGTCCCTGGATACGCCGGCCCTGGTGTCGCTGTTCGTCGCGGCGTGCATCGCGGTGATCGGCAAGATCCTGCAGCGCGCCTGCGAGGTCTATCAGGAAAACCAGCAGTTCGTGTAA
- a CDS encoding phosphocholine-specific phospholipase C: MSTDIRRREFFRRSARSAGAAAALSMFPPAIRKALAIEADRRTGTLQDVAHIMVLTQENRSFDHYFGTLAGVRGFGDRFPIPVPDAPGMAGKTVWYQRHDGQPPDLPSILAPQHNDTAVDFRLMRTAGTPHLYPDAQDAWDGGRMTHWPQFKKNASMVYYTEADMPFQFALANAFTLCDAYYCSLTGGTNPNRCFIFTGTNHGRDDPEKPGIYNGPALDNSYNKLNNGPRKDGYTWTTYAERLEDAGVSWQVYQDNEFEFYALNPLFGFKAFRQAYAHSVPAVSPARTERERALYEKGIRTRNVAMLKADVMADRLPQVSWICAPSSASEHPQPSSPAQGAAFTAQVLEALTSNPRVWSRTVLILNFDENDGFFDHMPPPAPPSYARTEGGAVSRDPQGASTVDTTDDYLGDAVGGIEATLPYRHHPYGMGPRVPMYVISPWSRGGWVNSEVFDHTSVLRFIARRFGVEEPNISPWRRAVAGDLMSCFDFATPNDGSVLAPLPDTDTLDRRSRSLPGVATPVAPPLPALPVQAQGTRRSRGLPYELHVDEVHGDEGHCDAVPRDVLPRDEGAADAVHGDDGRAGGSQARVVQLRFSNTGQRAAVFHVYDVARLDALPRRYTVEPGKALADRWWTAADGGYDLWVLGPNGFHRHFVGTVDSHVGASRCMARVRYAPGEGALVLTVLNHTQATVAATVGDNAYFDRATWRREIPAGQQAEWRWPLAASHHWYDFTLRLDGHAGYARRFAGRMEVGADGYSDPAMGGQAVGTQARIA; this comes from the coding sequence ATGAGCACCGACATCCGCCGCCGCGAATTTTTCCGCCGATCCGCCCGCTCCGCCGGCGCCGCCGCCGCGCTGTCGATGTTCCCGCCGGCCATCCGCAAGGCGCTGGCGATCGAGGCGGACAGGCGCACCGGCACGCTGCAGGACGTCGCCCACATCATGGTGCTGACGCAGGAGAACCGCTCCTTCGACCATTACTTCGGCACCCTGGCCGGCGTGCGGGGCTTTGGCGACCGCTTTCCCATCCCCGTGCCGGATGCGCCCGGGATGGCGGGCAAGACCGTCTGGTACCAACGCCATGACGGCCAGCCGCCCGATCTGCCATCCATCCTGGCGCCGCAGCACAACGACACCGCGGTGGATTTCCGCCTGATGCGCACGGCCGGTACGCCGCACCTGTATCCCGATGCGCAGGACGCCTGGGACGGCGGCCGCATGACGCATTGGCCGCAGTTCAAGAAGAACGCTTCGATGGTGTACTACACCGAGGCCGATATGCCTTTCCAGTTCGCCCTGGCCAATGCCTTCACGCTGTGCGATGCGTACTATTGCTCCCTGACCGGCGGCACCAACCCGAACCGCTGCTTCATCTTCACGGGCACCAACCACGGCAGGGACGATCCGGAGAAGCCGGGCATCTACAACGGCCCCGCGCTGGACAACAGCTACAACAAGCTGAACAACGGCCCGCGCAAGGACGGCTATACGTGGACAACCTACGCGGAACGCCTGGAGGACGCCGGCGTCAGCTGGCAGGTCTATCAGGACAATGAATTCGAGTTCTATGCGCTGAACCCCTTGTTTGGGTTCAAGGCCTTCCGCCAGGCGTACGCGCACAGCGTGCCGGCGGTGTCGCCGGCGCGCACGGAGCGTGAACGCGCCCTGTACGAGAAGGGCATACGCACGCGCAATGTGGCCATGCTGAAGGCCGACGTGATGGCGGACCGTCTGCCACAGGTGTCGTGGATCTGCGCGCCGTCATCGGCGTCCGAACATCCGCAGCCGTCCAGCCCGGCCCAGGGCGCGGCTTTCACCGCGCAGGTGCTGGAGGCCTTGACCTCCAATCCCCGCGTGTGGAGCCGCACGGTGCTGATCCTGAACTTCGACGAGAACGACGGCTTCTTCGATCACATGCCGCCGCCCGCGCCGCCGTCGTATGCCCGCACGGAAGGCGGGGCGGTGTCGCGGGATCCGCAGGGCGCCAGCACGGTCGACACCACCGACGATTACCTGGGCGATGCGGTGGGCGGCATCGAGGCCACGCTGCCGTATCGCCATCACCCCTACGGCATGGGGCCGCGCGTGCCCATGTACGTGATCTCGCCGTGGAGCCGCGGCGGCTGGGTGAATTCCGAAGTCTTCGACCATACGTCGGTGCTGCGCTTCATCGCGCGGCGCTTCGGCGTGGAGGAACCCAACATCAGTCCGTGGCGCCGCGCCGTGGCGGGTGACCTGATGTCGTGCTTCGACTTCGCCACGCCCAACGATGGGAGTGTGCTGGCCCCGTTGCCGGACACCGACACGCTGGACCGGCGCAGCCGGTCATTGCCCGGCGTGGCCACGCCCGTGGCGCCGCCGCTGCCCGCGCTGCCGGTCCAGGCGCAAGGCACGCGGCGCTCGCGCGGCCTGCCGTATGAGCTGCATGTGGATGAAGTCCATGGCGATGAAGGCCATTGCGATGCGGTCCCGCGCGATGTACTCCCTCGCGATGAAGGCGCTGCCGATGCAGTCCATGGCGATGATGGGCGCGCGGGCGGCAGCCAGGCGCGCGTCGTGCAATTGCGCTTCTCGAATACCGGCCAGCGTGCCGCGGTGTTCCATGTGTACGACGTCGCCCGCCTGGACGCGTTGCCGCGTCGCTACACCGTAGAGCCGGGCAAGGCGCTGGCGGACCGCTGGTGGACGGCGGCGGATGGCGGCTATGACCTCTGGGTGCTGGGGCCGAACGGCTTTCATCGCCATTTCGTGGGCACCGTGGATTCCCATGTCGGCGCAAGCCGGTGCATGGCGCGGGTGCGCTATGCGCCCGGGGAAGGGGCGCTGGTGCTGACTGTGCTCAATCACACCCAGGCGACCGTGGCGGCGACGGTCGGCGACAACGCTTATTTCGATCGTGCCACGTGGCGGCGCGAGATACCCGCGGGGCAGCAGGCCGAATGGCGCTGGCCCTTGGCGGCCTCGCATCACTGGTATGACTTCACGCTACGGCTGGACGGCCATGCCGGCTATGCCCGCCGTTTTGCGGGGCGCATGGAGGTGGGCGCCGACGGCTATTCCGATCCCGCCATGGGCGGACAAGCCGTCGGGACGCAGGCGCGTATTGCGTGA